The following proteins come from a genomic window of Edaphobacter sp. 4G125:
- a CDS encoding 3-hydroxyacyl-CoA dehydrogenase/enoyl-CoA hydratase family protein, which translates to MAKDSAPVRMIRKVAVLGAGTMGSRIAAHVANAGIPVVLLDMVPSGTGRDAPKSERSKFALTALELLKKSKPAALYTVDSVRLITPGNFDDDLGLIASCDWIVEAVAEDLEIKQGLYKKVFQHRSPDAVLTTNTSGIPIASLAEALPVEVKPFFFGTHFFNPPRYMRLLEVIPLAETDHDAVAAITHFCDQRLGKSIVTSRDTPNFIANRIGTFSMANAIRLMQQQDLSIEQIDALTGAPLGWPKTGTFRLGDMVGIDVLAHVAKNFEAKAARIGDERADVKLPDFIATMLEKKWLGDKVGQGFYKKQGKDAEGRDVRLVLDWKTLEYSPTERPKFASLEMAKNIESTSARVAQLLKGDPASDKAAQFYWALLTELFTYAANRVSADGSEPAANIVEIDTAMRTGFNWELGPFEMFDAVGVLATTEKMRAAGTPVAENVERLLKWTEKNNEPNPTWYKDDASVPSGRLYFDPFSESYKPVPAVSGTASLATIQKARGVIRKNAGASLIDLGDGIAAIELHSKMNALGGDIVSFVTQTLKASGEHVANFEGFVITGDSANFSVGANLMQLLLTIQDEEWDEVDLAVRAFQGMTQAIKFCPRPVVVAPYGMCLGGGVEMSLHAAARQAHAELYMGLVETGVGLIPGGGGCKEMLLRSIEAGSSIRPDARGESVEIFEAIKKNFETIAKATVSTSAAEAYGLNFLRHSDDVTVNRDRLVVDGKLRARALADAGYVPPVPRADIPAPGESILATLKLAVWTMREGEYISDHDVKVANHVAKVLTGGAVVPGTLVSEQYLVDLEREAFLSLCGEKKTQDRIAFTLKTGKPLRN; encoded by the coding sequence ATGGCGAAAGATTCCGCTCCGGTCCGAATGATCCGCAAGGTTGCAGTGCTTGGGGCCGGCACGATGGGGTCGCGAATCGCAGCACATGTGGCAAATGCAGGAATTCCTGTCGTGCTGCTCGATATGGTTCCTTCTGGAACCGGTCGCGATGCCCCGAAGTCCGAGCGAAGCAAGTTTGCGCTGACTGCTCTGGAACTTCTTAAGAAATCGAAGCCCGCCGCTCTTTATACGGTTGACTCTGTGCGACTGATTACGCCGGGTAACTTTGATGACGATCTTGGGCTGATTGCGAGCTGTGACTGGATTGTCGAGGCAGTTGCTGAAGACCTTGAGATTAAGCAGGGGCTTTATAAAAAAGTGTTCCAGCATCGAAGCCCGGATGCTGTTCTGACGACCAATACGAGCGGGATCCCGATCGCGAGTCTTGCAGAAGCTCTGCCTGTTGAGGTGAAACCATTTTTCTTTGGGACGCACTTCTTCAATCCGCCGCGCTATATGCGACTCCTGGAAGTGATTCCATTGGCTGAGACCGATCATGATGCTGTCGCGGCCATCACGCACTTCTGCGATCAGCGTTTGGGCAAGTCGATTGTGACCTCACGCGATACACCGAACTTTATCGCCAACCGCATCGGAACCTTTTCGATGGCCAATGCGATCCGGTTGATGCAACAGCAGGATCTGAGCATTGAACAGATCGATGCCCTGACAGGCGCACCTTTGGGTTGGCCCAAGACAGGGACGTTTCGTCTGGGGGATATGGTCGGAATTGATGTTCTGGCGCATGTGGCGAAAAACTTTGAGGCAAAGGCCGCACGCATCGGCGATGAGCGAGCCGATGTAAAACTGCCTGACTTTATTGCAACCATGCTGGAGAAGAAGTGGCTTGGCGATAAGGTAGGCCAGGGTTTCTACAAGAAACAAGGCAAGGATGCTGAAGGGCGAGACGTTCGTCTGGTGTTGGATTGGAAGACGCTTGAATATTCTCCAACAGAGAGGCCAAAATTTGCTTCGCTGGAAATGGCGAAGAACATTGAATCGACCTCGGCGCGTGTTGCTCAGCTTCTGAAGGGTGATCCAGCCAGCGACAAGGCCGCCCAGTTTTACTGGGCATTATTGACGGAGCTCTTTACCTATGCGGCGAACCGCGTCTCTGCCGATGGCAGCGAGCCTGCCGCGAATATCGTCGAGATCGATACGGCCATGCGCACCGGATTCAACTGGGAGTTGGGGCCATTTGAGATGTTTGACGCTGTTGGCGTTTTAGCGACGACGGAGAAGATGCGTGCAGCAGGCACTCCGGTTGCGGAGAATGTCGAGAGGCTGCTGAAGTGGACTGAGAAGAATAACGAACCGAATCCCACCTGGTATAAGGACGATGCCAGCGTACCGAGTGGGCGGCTCTACTTCGACCCCTTCAGCGAAAGCTACAAACCCGTGCCCGCAGTCTCGGGAACGGCGTCTCTTGCGACGATCCAAAAAGCTCGCGGGGTGATTAGGAAGAATGCCGGAGCATCACTCATCGACCTGGGAGATGGAATTGCGGCCATAGAGTTGCACTCGAAGATGAATGCGCTTGGTGGCGATATCGTATCGTTCGTTACGCAGACATTGAAGGCTTCGGGTGAGCATGTGGCGAACTTCGAGGGCTTTGTTATCACTGGCGATTCGGCGAACTTCTCTGTCGGCGCTAACCTGATGCAGCTTCTGCTGACCATTCAGGATGAGGAGTGGGACGAGGTTGATCTTGCGGTGCGGGCCTTTCAGGGAATGACGCAGGCGATTAAATTTTGCCCCAGGCCTGTTGTCGTTGCTCCTTATGGGATGTGCCTTGGTGGTGGGGTGGAGATGAGTTTGCACGCGGCAGCGCGGCAGGCACATGCTGAACTTTACATGGGACTGGTGGAGACGGGTGTGGGGCTGATTCCCGGTGGTGGCGGCTGCAAAGAGATGCTCCTGCGCTCCATCGAGGCAGGTTCGAGTATTCGGCCAGATGCCCGTGGCGAGTCGGTGGAGATCTTTGAAGCGATCAAGAAGAACTTCGAGACGATTGCGAAGGCGACGGTATCGACCTCGGCAGCCGAAGCGTATGGCTTGAACTTTTTACGACATAGCGATGACGTTACCGTGAATCGTGATCGGCTGGTGGTGGATGGAAAGCTGCGAGCGCGGGCGTTGGCAGATGCTGGTTATGTGCCTCCGGTGCCGCGTGCTGACATTCCTGCTCCGGGAGAGTCCATCTTAGCGACGCTGAAGCTGGCGGTATGGACGATGCGCGAAGGAGAGTATATCTCGGATCATGATGTGAAGGTTGCAAATCATGTAGCGAAGGTGTTGACCGGGGGGGCAGTGGTGCCGGGAACGCTGGTAAGTGAACAGTATCTGGTTGATCTGGAGCGTGAGGCCTTCCTCTCTCTCTGCGGCGAAAAGAAGACGCAGGACCGAATCGCCTTTACGTTGAAGACGGGAAAGCCGCTGAGGAACTAG
- a CDS encoding acetyl-CoA C-acyltransferase, translated as MREVIIASTVRTAVGKAPRGMLRTTRPDDLAAFAINGALERLPQLDRSEIEDVILGCAMPEAEQGMNVARVASFRAGLPVTASAMTINRYCASGLQSIALAADRIRGGSADVIIAGGTESMSYVPFGGNKISVNPWLVENYPGSYMSMGLTAERVAKHYGIGREAMDEFSFQSHQKALAAIQSGRFEDEIVPIKVVNTALDEKGKAKTTEAIFKTDEGPRVDTSLEALAKLKPVFHAKGTVTAGNSSQTSDGAAAAVVMSSERAKALGIKPMARFVAFAYAGCDPEEMGIGPVHAIPKVLKMAALTLDQIDVIELNEAFAAQSLAVVKVLGIDPAKLNVNGGAIALGHPLGCTGAKLTATLLREMSRRNAKYGMVTMCVGGGMGAAGIFELVN; from the coding sequence ATGAGGGAAGTCATCATTGCGTCGACGGTTCGTACAGCGGTTGGAAAGGCCCCACGGGGTATGTTGCGTACGACGCGCCCTGATGACCTCGCAGCCTTCGCGATTAATGGCGCGCTGGAGAGATTGCCTCAGTTGGATCGTTCAGAGATCGAAGACGTAATTCTCGGCTGTGCGATGCCTGAAGCGGAGCAGGGAATGAATGTTGCGCGTGTGGCGAGCTTCCGTGCAGGACTGCCGGTGACAGCGTCGGCCATGACGATCAATCGGTACTGTGCTTCGGGGTTGCAGTCGATTGCGTTGGCTGCCGATCGGATTCGTGGTGGATCGGCGGATGTAATCATTGCTGGAGGCACAGAGAGCATGTCGTATGTGCCCTTCGGCGGAAATAAAATCTCGGTGAATCCGTGGCTCGTGGAGAACTACCCCGGCAGCTATATGTCGATGGGGTTGACAGCGGAGCGAGTCGCAAAACACTACGGCATCGGGCGAGAGGCGATGGACGAGTTTTCCTTCCAGAGTCATCAGAAGGCTTTGGCTGCGATTCAATCGGGAAGATTCGAAGACGAGATTGTTCCGATCAAAGTGGTGAATACTGCACTGGACGAAAAGGGTAAAGCGAAGACAACCGAAGCGATTTTCAAGACGGATGAAGGTCCACGGGTTGATACCTCGCTTGAGGCTCTTGCAAAGTTGAAGCCGGTCTTTCATGCCAAGGGAACGGTCACGGCAGGGAATTCTTCGCAGACTTCGGATGGCGCGGCGGCCGCGGTGGTGATGTCGTCTGAGCGGGCGAAGGCTCTGGGGATCAAGCCGATGGCAAGGTTCGTCGCATTTGCTTATGCGGGTTGCGATCCGGAGGAGATGGGGATTGGTCCGGTTCACGCGATCCCCAAAGTACTCAAGATGGCGGCGCTTACGCTGGATCAGATTGACGTGATTGAGCTGAACGAGGCTTTTGCGGCACAGTCGCTGGCGGTGGTGAAGGTGTTGGGCATCGATCCCGCGAAGCTCAACGTTAACGGTGGAGCGATTGCGCTGGGGCATCCATTGGGATGTACCGGAGCCAAGCTGACAGCGACACTGCTGCGCGAGATGTCGCGACGTAATGCGAAGTATGGCATGGTGACGATGTGTGTTGGCGGAGGCATGGGCGCGGCGGGAATATTCGAACTGGTGAATTAG